In a genomic window of Helianthus annuus cultivar XRQ/B chromosome 10, HanXRQr2.0-SUNRISE, whole genome shotgun sequence:
- the LOC110885688 gene encoding protein LURP-one-related 12, which yields MTVELFGEQTEEYQIEGQFANRNCMIYDSAKETVAEIRRKVDATTNVTLGKDVFLLTLKPGFDGAFAMGLVLVLDQINGDDGDDDGDVDPTTYCNLST from the coding sequence ATGACGGTGGAGTTGTTCGGAGAACAAACAGAGGAGTACCAGATCGAAGGGCAATTCGCTAACCGAAACTGTATGATTTACGATTCGGCGAAGGAAACAGTGGCGGAAATTCGACGCAAAGTGGATGCTACAACAAATGTAACGCTAGGGAAGGATGTGTTCTTGCTAACTCTGAAGCCAGGGTTTGATGGTGCATTTGCAATGGGATTGGTTCTAGTGCTTGATCAGATCAACGGTGATGATggggatgatgatggtgatgtgGACCCCACCACATATTGTAATCTGTCAACTTGA